One Schistocerca cancellata isolate TAMUIC-IGC-003103 chromosome 1, iqSchCanc2.1, whole genome shotgun sequence genomic region harbors:
- the LOC126130615 gene encoding uncharacterized protein LOC126130615, which translates to MPEPNKDEWEQLAKDYDEKWNYPHCIGALDGKHVQIRCPAGAVSLYYNYKGIYSIILLALVDANYKFTLVVVGAYGKSSDGGTFERSEMGKRFESNKYAVPKDKELLPAMEIPYVIIADEAFPLKTYLMRPYSKAPITSDEEKVYNYRHSRARRTVENAFGILAGR; encoded by the coding sequence ATGCCAGAACCAAACAAAGATGAATGGGAACAGTTAGCCAAGGATTATGATGAGAAGTGGAATTATCCACACTGCATAGGAGCTTTGGACGGCAAGCACGTTCAAATCCGATGTCCAGCTGGTGCTGTTTCATTGTACTATAACTACAAAGGaatatattccattattttattagctttggtagatgcaaattacaaattcacGCTTGTTGTCGTTGGAGCTTACGGCAAAAGTAGCGATGGAGGAACTTTTGAGCGATCTGAGATGGGGAAAAGATTTGAAAGCAACAAATACGCCGTTCCAAAAGACAAAGAACTACTACCAGCAATGGAGATTCCTTATGTAATTATTGCAGATGAAGCCTTCCCTCTTAAAACCTATTTGATGCGTCCGTACAGCAAAGCACCCATTACAAGTGACGAAGAGAAGGTATACAACTACCGTCATTCAAGAGCTCGACGGACTGTAGAAAATGCGTTCGGAATTCTAGCCGGACGCTGA